A region from the Musa acuminata AAA Group cultivar baxijiao chromosome BXJ1-10, Cavendish_Baxijiao_AAA, whole genome shotgun sequence genome encodes:
- the LOC104000710 gene encoding protein SYM1 → MSGLFLNNGGRSAHRLLVHHLRAPPSGDLSKPSMSHARAYVRSYPLSYKPRKSSLRVSPTVSFLLSHPSASTVAAASSASTSSFLRNGFVGWYLGMIESRPVLTKSLTAAAIFAAADISSQITTLTSPDNLDLVRTLRMAGYGMIILGPSLHFWYNFVARILPKQDMITTLKKMLLGQTTYGPLMTAAFFSVNAVLQGETRGEIIARLKRDMFPTVKRGFMYWPFCDFITFKFVPVLLQPLVCNSFSFLWTIYLTYMASLQKVSIQKN, encoded by the exons ATGAGCGGCCTCTTCTTAAACAACGGCGGCCGGAGTGCGCACCGCCTCCTGGTCCACCATCTTCGGGCTCCGCCCTCAGGCGACCTCTCCAAGCCCTCAATGTCGCACGCGAGGGCGTACGTACGATCCTACCCCTTGTCATACAAGCCCAGGAAATCGTCCTTGCGGGTCTCCCCCACTGTTTCTTTCCTCCTTTCTCATCCCTCCGcttccaccgtcgccgctgcttctTCGGCGtcaacttcttcttttcttcggaACGGGTTCGTAGGTTGGTACCTAGGCATGATCGAATCGCGCCCGGTTCTCACCAAGAGCCTCACCGCCGCAGCCATTTTCGCCGCCGCTGACATCTCCTCTCAG ATCACCACACTCACTTCTCCTGACAACCTTGATTTGGTTAGAACTCTGCGTATGGCTGGTTATGGGATGATAATTCTTGGACCTTCTTTGCATTTCTGGTACAATTTTGTTGCAAGAATTCTACCAAAACAAGATATGATCACCACTTTGAAGAAGATGCTTCTTGGTCAAACTACTTATGGTCCTTTGATGACTGCTGCATTCTTCTCAGTAAATGCAGTGCTACAAG GTGAAACCAGGGGTGAGATAATTGCCAGGTTAAAGAGAGACATGTTTCCTACGGTTAAAAGAGGATTTATGTACTGGCCTTTCTGTGATTTCATCACATTTAAATTTGTCCCTGTTCTTTTACAG CCCTTGGTATGCAATTCATTCTCTTTCCTTTGGACAATATACCTCACATACATGGCAAGCCTGCAGAAAGTAAGCATTCAGAAGAATTAA